A single region of the Chitinophaga niabensis genome encodes:
- a CDS encoding universal stress protein, protein MMQRFLHLANKAGRGEFKIYIGMSAGVGKSYRMLQEAHTLLRKGVNVQVGFIETHGRKETEALVEGLPVIPRRQVFYKGKMLEEMDLNAILLLAPEWVIVDELAHTNIPGSKNEKRWQDVMDLLNAGINVISAVNIQHMESINHQVKIITGVEVQERVPDSMLQIADEVVNIDLTADELITRLKEGKIYDPTKVESALKNFFQSEKILQLRELALKEVASQVERKVEIEIPRGQQMRHERFLVCISTNDEVAKKVIRKAARLAAYYHGEWYVLYVQTPRESVGRIKLSDQRHLINNLKLATELGAEVLRVQDSNISHAIMQTAVEKDITTVCIGKPHISLFGIILRTNVFSQLLKTLSSNEIDLVILS, encoded by the coding sequence ATGATGCAACGTTTTTTACACCTGGCCAATAAAGCAGGCCGGGGAGAATTCAAGATCTACATTGGTATGAGTGCCGGTGTGGGGAAGAGTTACCGGATGTTACAGGAAGCGCATACCCTTCTGCGAAAAGGTGTGAATGTACAGGTAGGGTTCATTGAAACGCATGGCCGGAAAGAAACGGAAGCTTTGGTAGAGGGCCTGCCCGTAATTCCACGGCGGCAGGTTTTCTATAAAGGCAAGATGCTGGAAGAAATGGACCTCAATGCCATTCTCCTGCTGGCGCCGGAATGGGTGATCGTGGATGAACTGGCACATACAAATATCCCGGGATCTAAGAATGAAAAACGCTGGCAGGATGTGATGGACCTGCTCAATGCAGGGATCAATGTGATCTCTGCGGTGAACATTCAGCACATGGAAAGTATCAATCACCAGGTGAAAATAATCACCGGGGTGGAAGTACAGGAAAGGGTGCCGGACAGTATGTTGCAGATCGCGGATGAAGTAGTGAACATTGACCTTACGGCGGATGAACTGATCACCCGCCTGAAAGAAGGAAAGATCTATGACCCCACTAAAGTGGAATCAGCCCTGAAGAATTTCTTTCAATCGGAAAAGATCCTGCAACTGCGGGAACTGGCTTTGAAAGAAGTAGCTTCGCAGGTAGAAAGGAAAGTGGAAATAGAAATACCGCGGGGGCAGCAAATGCGGCATGAGCGGTTCCTTGTTTGCATTTCCACGAATGATGAAGTGGCGAAAAAGGTGATCCGGAAGGCTGCAAGGCTGGCGGCTTATTATCACGGGGAATGGTACGTGCTGTATGTGCAAACACCCCGGGAAAGTGTGGGCCGAATTAAACTATCCGATCAGCGGCATCTTATTAATAACCTGAAACTGGCTACTGAACTGGGGGCAGAGGTGCTGAGGGTGCAGGATTCCAATATCTCCCATGCGATCATGCAAACGGCGGTAGAGAAAGATATTACTACCGTATGTATTGGTAAACCGCATATCAGCCTGTTTGGGATTATTTTACGGACCAATGTTTTTTCCCAGTTGTTGAAAACGTTATCCTCTAATGAAATCGACTTAGTTATATTATCATGA